The window TTTGGCCAACTAATTGTCTTCTATTTTCAAATGCAGTTACTGTTTGGTTGGTTTAATTTTGTTGTTGTTATGATTGGTGGTTAATAGAGCTCTTTGGAGTTATTTTTTCTCTTTGAATTTATTTATTTCTTTTGGTTCAGTCTTTTAAATAAGTGATGATTAGAATATGCGATTTGAGTTTATTCGCCTTGTTACTTGCTGTTGTTATTTGTGTTCGTGAGTGCAATGGTTTTTATTGTATTTGCAGTGATATGATGTCAGTGTGTGATTTCCCGATTTGTGCGGTGGGAGCATGAAAATTATATATATTTAGTGAGAGGGGGTGTTGGCAATGTGCTTATTACTTATGACTTGACCGTAAAGGCACGATCATTGAGCTTAGGTAGCTCGGGTTGAAACAACCAAGACATAGCTAAAAGGTTTGCAGTGGCATTCCTAATATATTTTAGTTTACGGGTTGCAGTGGCATTCCCATATGATATCTAATTTATTGAGCATGCAGTGGCATGTCAAGTGATTAATAAGTTTGCAGTGGCAGCTGGGTTCTTTTCTGTGATTTGTTTGATCATAGTGTTGATCTTGTTTCAAATGAGTGATTACGAGTTCTTGTATAAGCCATATCTCGGTGTTGCCGTGACATATTTTGTGAAAGATTGTAGTTGAAGAATGCTTAGTTGGTAACGTGTTCTCAATTTCTCAACTTTGTGGCTGTTTCTTGACATTGTGATCAATCTTTACTTGGTTTTTAGAGTCACTCACTGAGCGTTAGTTTGCTCATCCCACAATGTATTTTGTGTTTCCAGGTCTGTTAGTTTCCTTTCCAGAAGAGTTTGGGTTGTGTGCAGCTCAGAGTAGGATTTTCTTTCTTTGGTTGACTTATTTAAAAAAAAGGCTTTCCTGTTGTAAGTAGCTTTTGAATTCCATTTGGGTTTTATTTGTAAAATGTAAATTATTTCTGCTGCGAACATTTTCTCTATCTTTATTTTTACACCGAATTACTTGCTCATATATTTCGTATTTGAAATTTCAATTTCGGCTCATAACAATGCTTTTGTACAATTTGGGACCGGGTCGTTTCAGTTTATGTTTCTATTTTGTTGATTTAGTTATTGATTTCTCTGTTTGATAGTACCTGAAAGAATTTAGAGGGGGGCTTTTGTTGTTAATGTAAACTGGTTTTTAATTTAATTTTCTTTTAGCAATCTCAATCTGTAGCTTTTTAAAATTAAAGCTTTTTATTTCTATGATCATAATGTAAATTGGGTTTACAAGTAGTTTTGTTGTTAAGGTAATCTGATTTTTATAATTGGTTTTGAATCTTTAGTTTTCTTTTAGCAATCTCAGTCTTTAGCTTTTTAAAATTAAAGCTTTTAGTGATATATTCACTCTTAACCTCAAGAAGAGATTAACACTTATGGCGTAGTTGCGTAGTAGTAAATCACCTGGAACTAATATATGTACATAAAACAATTAATATGAATTACTGGTATTAGTGTCTTACTCATTTCTACTTACTCTGCATCAAATGACCATGGAAAACCTACTAGTAAGTTCCATAAACTGTGTATTTTTCAGTTTTCCAGGAACCATGAGCACAGGAGGATCAACTTCTTTTGGATTGACGATATATTAATTTAAGAAACTTTATTGCTTGTGTTTCGCACCGTGTGAGAGAGCAAAAGACTTCCACAGTTCAACTGCAGAGCAAAGGAATTTGGAACTTTCTTTCTACAAAATTTGCAGCCCCACCTGCAATGGCTGCCATAGCATTTACACCCCAGGTTCAACGACCTCCCTTGCCCTTATTTTCCGCACCCAAATACCCAAAACCCAAAACCAGAGCCCCCCTCCAACCTCCTTCTTCCTCTTCTTCAACTTTACAGCTCGCCTATGACCCCTTCGTTCACCAACTCGCCGAGTCCCTCGACGACTCACTCCCCTCCTCCTCTTCTTCAGCTCTCCAAAACCTCCGAGACTCTTCTGTTCAAACCGTCCTCTCAACGCCATGGCCCACTCGCAAAGATGAGCCTTATCGCTTCACAGACACCTCCTTCATCAAAAGCTCTCAAATCACTCCAATATCTCGCCCACCCAGCTTTCCAACCGCACCGGAAGATACCAAGTTTCCCCATTTGGATATTGTCGATGGGTTCCTTGTGAATTCAATAAATTTGAGCGAATTGCCGAGTGGGGTTTATGTTGGTAGCTTGATGGAGCTTTCAGACGAAACAATCATGAAAAGGGTGTCTGAGTTTCTGTCCAGTAGCTCTCAGGGAGACTTGTTTTGGTCCATTAATGGAATTGGGGCGCCGGATTTGACTGTGGTTTATGTTCCAGCAGGGTGCCAGGTAGAGAATCCTATATGCTTGCGCTACTTTTCCAATGAAGGAGGTGAAATTAGGTCACATAAACTGCCATTATCGAATCCAAGGGTGCTTGTGTTGGTGGAAGCGGGAGGGGAAATTGGTTTGATTGAGGAGTTCCTAGGTGGTGATGGGGACAAGTGTTATTGGGTTAACTCTGTTTTGGAGGTTGGGGTTGGAGAAGGAGGGAAAGTTAAGCATTCTTATGTTCAGAACCAGTCTGTAAATGCTGCCCACATCAAGTGGACTTCTGTTCGCCAGGTAATTTCTTCTGCTCTATCTTTTCTTTATTTTTTTTGTTACTTGGTGAATTGGTTGTTAAATTTTGTGTAAATATCCATACTTTGAGAAGACTCTAGTAATGGAGATTTGATTCGTTTTTTTAACCAGGAATCTGCTAGTACGTATGAGCTTGTCGAAGTTAGCACTGGCGGAAAGTTGAGCAGACACAATCTCCATGTTCAACAACTAGGACCTGACACAATCACCGAGTTATCAACACTGCACTTGTCTGCTGGTAATCAAACCCAAGATCTACATAGTAGCATAGTCCTGGATCATCCACGAGGTTATTCCAGGCAACTACATAAATGCATTGTGTCTCACTCTGAAGGAAAAGCTGTATTTGATGGGAACGTAAAGGTTAACAGGTAAAGTGATTTTCATACAATATCAGATTGTTCACATTTGCTGCTCAACAATACAGTTAGGCATTGTGTTTGTCCCTCATAAGTCTTCACTGTTATATTTTCAGATACGCACAACAGACAGATGGTGGGCAACTAACAAGAAGTCTTCTTCTTGCACCCCGTGCCACTGTAAATGTTAAACCAAATCTTCAGATTATTGCTGACGATGTGAAATGTTCCCATGGAGCTGCAATTAGTGACCTAGAAGAAACCCAGCTCTTCTATTTTCTGGCACGGGGGATCAGTTTAGAGGCAGCAAGAAAGGCTCTTGTATATTCCTTTGGTGCTGAGGTGATTGAAGGATTACCTTATGCTTGGATAAAGAAAAAAGTAGAAAATCAAATTAAAGAATTGTTGGAAGGATCCTCATAATTAAGACATAATATGTCATTGTTTACTGAAAATGTAATTGTCACTCAGATTATTCGAACAAATTTTGTGTGGTATGAAATTCTGGAAAGCTTGATGCGCCAATTGTTTCCCAAGCAAAATTAATCAAACCCGTTCTCTTATAGGAGTTATAGGGCCATGGCTTGCCTTGTGTTTTTCCTTTTGCCAATTATGTTGGCCGTGTGTTGCATTTTTGCTTGACAATGTGGAAAGTTAATAGTAAATAGTAAATACTAATGCCTTCTTCTCGTCTCTTCCTCGTTGCTTGCAACTGGTAAATCTGATCTCAGACTTCCATAGTTGTTCAGGGTGTCTAGATGTTTTTAAAATTTAAGCAACCATTGCTTTCACAGGATCCAAAAGACATCTAGTATGATTGTAGCGGAGGCACTGTCCTGTCCTAAATACCAAATTCCAAATCCAGGTTATATACAATTTTTCACTTTCCTTGAAAGAAATCTGACCTCTAGATCAGTTTATAGTAAACTCGACATAGTGTGCTGAACTGAGGATCGCCTTTTGTTAGAAGGAGAAAAGGCTACAATTTCTCTTTCAACTCGACACGGTGTGCTGCCTATTAGTTTGAGAATCTTAAAAAAGATTGCTGCCAATCATTTTGAGAATCTTTTTGCTCTCAATGCAGGTACACATAACAGAATGCATCTCCCAAGTGACATTACGGTTGATGAAGTCAAATGTGCTATGTTTAACATAGGTGGGTTGAATGCAAAGTATAATGTTCTACTGCCAATTACTTTGAGAATCTTTTTGCTCTCATAGTCGTAGGAAGAGTTTTCATGGAACACAAACTAAAATGCCCTACTGGTTGCTTATTTGCAATGGATTGCCATGAAAACTCTCTTCAGCTTAAATGCTAGCTTTTTAAAGTCACTGATCTCAGATTCAAGTGCTGTTCCACTCCATTGCCTGCTTTATTAAAAGATTCAAACTTTTACTCCAAGCAGAACACTTTTGAGGCTTCCATTCACTAAAACATTGTTCTTCTCAAAAACGGAAATAACATACAAATAAAAGTTAAAACCATTTTGTGCTCTTATGATCTTATCAGTGGGCCTATAAAATACTTGTTTTGTTGTAAATAGTTATTACTTAGTGGGTATTCTTGTAATTAGCCGACTAGGGTTGTTATTGTAATTTACATCATGGCTTCATCTCTATATAAGAGATAGTTCCCTACTCAATAAGATATACATATTCTCTCATTCTTTTGGTTGTTTCTCTCATTTCTCAATCTATTCTTTTTGTTTTACAAGACGTTATCAGCACGAATAGTTCTAATATTATCTTGTTTTCTATTGCATGTGAAGCTCTAAAAGCAAAGGATGATCTTTCAATTTGATTCATCGAATTCGCTCTACATTGACATGGAAAGCTCTGAAATCGATGATCAACCATATGAGGATCATTATCTATCCAAGCTCTTGGATTGGCTGAGTAGCTACACAAATGGCATTCTCTGTTCTACACATAAAAGATGGAGATTATCCGTTCTGCAATGAGTAACGTTTTCTTATCTTAATTCCAATTCATATTTGCTAGCCTTGATTATATGATGAACAAATCACCATGAAGCATGAACCTATTGTCTTTGGTTGCATTTTGAAATCTATATACGATGCATGAAGACCTAAATTTATATTCTTAATTTATTCAGATGATAAATACGTATGTGGTATATAAATTTGTTCATGTTTTGTGATTGAAATAGAAGACATAAAAATCTTCAGGGAGACCAGTAGCCACCGAAATAAGCCCAATCGCATGCCTAGTAGTGCATACCAAAAGGCGCATGGATGAACGAACTTCAAATCCACTATCATTCTCTGACATTCGAACACAAGAGCGTGAATGCATTCTGGAAGTAATGCATGTAACCGGTAATGTAGGACCATTAATTTTGTCATTTATATCAACGGTTACATATATGGAATATTTATGCCTGAAGCATTTAGTGATACAAATTAACATTGCTCATAATGAGGTTTGAATAAAATCCATTTAGAAATGTAACGTCATTTGCATAATGACGCGTAGCACTGATTATGTTACTTAATTGTGACTTAATATATACGTTTTGTTAGTTACAGTTTTGAATTGTATCAAATTCAATGTCATTTAAGGGCATATAATGCCGGAAGCATTTAAGGGCATGTATAAAGACGTTATAACCGGAAGCATTTAAGGGCATGTAATGCCAGAAGCATTTACCAAGTTATAACCCATATGTTATGGTACAAGCATTATGGGTCAAATTATTGTTCAAATTACGATAGACGATATGAGTTTAATTTTCGGTTATACCAATTAAATTATGTCATTATAATCCATTATGCTAGAAGCATGAGTTTTGATTTTTAATTATGCGATTATTACATAAACGTTATGCCAGAAGCATTTATCCAATTTAATACCTATGTGTAATGCTAGAAGCATTAATGAGATTTGTACTCATTGTCTTTGGTACATACTTAACCGCTGCATAAATTACGTCAGTTTTATTTAATCAATTCTCTATTATGTTATCATTTATATGAATTGTTATGGGGATGTAATGACGCATTTTGCCGGAAGCAATTAATGACGCAAATGAATTTATTTTGCACGTAACCGCTACGGTGTTGACATTTATTGGTTCAGTAAATATCAATTTTATTGCATATACATTATGTCAATGAGAATTAAATTGTTTCTGTTATAATTTAATTTATTTTAGTTTAATATAATTACTTTCACATTAAGTTTGTCTGTTATGATTTAATAACATATATTGCACTGGTTTATGTTACATTGGTGAATATTAATGATGTTAAGCCAGAAGCTTAAATCAAGCATGAATATAAATGAAATTGAGCTAGAAGCTCGACGTAAGCTGCAAAGCTAGAACATAAGCTCATCATGTGTCGCCTTGAGTCTATGACAATGATTATAATTTTTCTCAAACTAGGCTCACCTAGTTGGATGCGATGTCTAGGCAAGTACTTTTGAGGATGTGTACTTAAGTGAGCCTCGCTCCACCACCTCATCATGGCTTACCTGGTCCCGTATACAATTGGAGTTACCGAAAGGGTTGATTAATAACATTGCATTTCTTGGTAGACCATTCTTAGCCCAGTAGACCTACTCTCCCTCTACGGGACCTAAAAGCCCAACATTTCTCTCAGATTGTGCCCCGTAGGCTAGTATGTAGAGGCTAGGTTTATTTATTTCACTTTAATTACAGTCAATTCCTTTGGTCCAGCAGAATCAAACAAAAGGAAAATAATCTAATGACACTGGTTTTTCATACCTAGTCATTATGTATGTCTATAAGGCACTCCAAATACTTTCTCATAATGACTGTTGTTAATATATTCACCATATTTAATATGTAGTTAATTGCTAGAAGCAATTACACATAATTACATGACATATTCACTAGGATAAATTAGTAGCGTGGAATTGATTTCATCAATTGTTACATGATTATAATTTGAAAATACATGTACCTAATGAACCGGTAGTTCAGAAATGAACCAGTGGTTCAGAAATGAACCAGTAGTTCATGTATAAATCAAACTTGTAGTTTCGATAATCCCTCCATTAAGAAACTTGAAGTTTCATTCCAAAATTCACCAGACATGATAAAATCGGTAGCTTTTATCATGTTAATTGGTAGTCTCCAGAAGAAATTATTTGAAGTAGACATCTTCTTTGCCTGAAGCAAATCATAATTAGAGAATATTGAAATGAAAAGGCTTGATGCCCTAGAATCTAAATCAAAATGGATACGTGTTATCAATATTAAGGAATTGAGCATTCTCGTCTGGCTGACAAGGCAAAATACCTCTACGTTTCAGAAGAACGTTATCAAAAGGTAAGTTCATTAAATTCAATACTTAAAACGTTGAAACCGTTTAGAAAACTGGTGTAATATCTTTGCATAACCTTCGAATGTGCGGCCACAGCGTACATTGAAGATATTAAAATTTATTTGTCACACCCCAATTTTCGATGGATAAATTTCAAAAACTAAAAACAAATACTGGAAATGTAAATGTCGATAAATTCATCAACCGAGTTAAACATTTAATCTCCTTAATTACATCAACTTCCAAAAGTCTAGTAATAAACAACTTCGCTCACAAGAGCTTAAAACAACTACCATAAAAATACAAATAAATGTATCTCGTCAAAAACCCAGCCTTAACCCTGTCTTAACCCTGCTGATCATCACCTGCAGGTCTAACCCCTACACCATGAATTGGTGCACCGGGTTGTAAACAACAAACCCGGTAAGCTAAAAAGCTCGTATGAGTAACTCCCAATTAATAACTCAACAATCCTAACATCACATATAATTAAAATTGATAATTCCTGCCTTGATAACTTAGTTCAGGAATCACCTAAAAGCAAGAGAAATCAAGAGAAGCAATTAAGAAAAACACAATAATTCAAAATCACTCAAAATCATAAATGAAACAAATAATTAAAAAGAACGCAACAACTCACAATCAAGCCAAATCAAAATGAAATCCTGCAAAAATGCATAGTTCAGGAAATACTTAAAAACAAGAAATTTTAAAAGACAACATATAAGAACATCAAACAATCATTTCTCTACTCTTACTTATGAGTTCGCCAACACTTAGTCATCCCCCATAAGTAACCAACAAATGCGTACTCATGGGTTCGTCAACACTTAGTCATCCCCCATGAAGTACCGACTGACAGACTAGAGCTCTATACTGACCGTAACCAATCACCCGGCCAAGGCTTGGTTCCCGGTNNNNNNNNNNNNNNNNNNNNNNNNNNNNNNNNNNNNNNNNNNNNNNNNNNNNNNNNNNNNNNNNNNNNNNNNNNNNNNNNNNNNNNNNNNNNNNNNNNNNNNNNNNNNNNNNNNNNNNNNNNNNNNNNNNNNNNNNNNNNNNNNNNNNNNNNNNNNNNNNNNNNNNNNNNNNNNNNNNNNNNNNNNNNNNNNNNNNNNNNNNNNNNNNNNNNNNNNNNNNNNNNNNNNNNNNNNNNNNNNNNNNNNNNNNNNNNNNNNNNNNNNNNNNNNNNNNNNNNNNNNNNNNNNNNNNNNNNNNNNNNNNNNNNNNNNNNNNNNNNNNNNNNNNNNNNNNNNNNNNNNNNNNNNNNNNNNNNNNNNNNNNNNNNNNNNNNNNNNNNNNNNNNNNNNNNNNNNNNNNNNNNNNNNNNNNNNNNNNNNNNNNNNNNNNNNNNNNNNNNNNNNNNNNNNNNNNNNNNNNNNNNNNNNNNNNNNNNNNNNNNNNNNNNNNNNNNNNNNNNNNNNNNNNNNNNNNNNNNNNNNNNNNNNNNNNNNNNNNNNNNNNNNNNNNNNNNNNNNNNNNNNNNNNNNNNNNNNNNNNNNNNNNNNNNNNNNNNNNNNNNNNNNNNNNNNNNNNNNNNNNNNNNNNNNNNNNNNNNNNNNNNNNNNNNNNNNNNNNNNATCATCATCATCCTACAAAAACAACATCACAATCATCATCATAATCATCTCCAAAATCAACATTATAATAATTATAATGATTGGTCCGAAAGTGGACCTTAGTGAGATGTTACTCACCTCAAATCCAGCTGCGTCTTCGCACGCACAACTCAAGCATATCACACAAAACCACACCACAAGTCACCTATTAACAAAACGTTAACCTTAGTAACTAAGAAAGCAACATTATCCGACTCAAACCGAAACTCAAGTCCTAATCCACGAGCTTATCACTCGAGACAAATCCTCCACCTTGACCTCTAAAAGGTCGCTGAAACGTCCTACACATCCTATAGAACTACTAACCAGAATCTCATGTTCGGATTACTCAAAAAAATGAAACGAACGAAACTAATCACCACGGGGAAACCCTAGCATGCAATAAAGATAACCAAAACCTACAACCCACAAATCAACACACTCGTATCGAAGAGTATTATCTAACTAGCACCACAAAACACCCCAGACACTACCGGACGCGCCGCCACGTGCCACCACAGGCGGCGGCGAGTGGGCCCCACGCGCTACCACGAAACGTTTGAATTAGGGCAAACTCAAAACATCAAATTTGTAGATTGAGGAGAGAGGAGCATCTTTTATACCTGAGGGTTCAACTAGTTCGGCCGGAATCGACCGGAAATCACCGGAAACCCACCGGAAAAGTTGGAATTCACCACCACCACTCCACACCGAGAGTCGAGCTTCAAGACCACCAGAAAACAAACCAGGACGCCAAGGAGCTCCTATCCCGACCATTTTCAAGCTGCGTCGCCGCCGCCGAAGGTGGGAAACCCGATCGGTCTCCAAGCCGGACTTCCAAGCTTCGGGTCACCACTTCGGGACTGAATCTGCGCAAGTCACCACCACAGGGCAGCTCGGATGGAGGAGAGGAAGAGAACCCGACCGGTGCCGTCGTCTGGGTCGGCCGGAGTTGGCCGGAAAAGTCAGGTCGGGTTGCCGGGTCCGGGTCGGGTCGGCTGGAAAACTCAGATACCCAAGGTGAGGCGCGGGAGAGAAAGAGAAGAGGGAAGAAATGGTTCCGGAAAAAATGAAAAGAAACCTAACACTTTTCTTAGTTATACTAAAAATTCCCGGAAACCACGAACTTCTGCTGACCATAACTTTCGCATACGAAGTCCGTTTTACGCGTGCCACATGTCTACGAACTCGTATCGTCGTGCTCTACAACTTTCGTGAAGGAAGTTTCCCGAGAAACCCAACCGATTAAAAAGTCAACTCTTAACCCTTCAAAATAGAGCATTTTTACGGAATTAAAAACTCAACTACTTCCAGTCCACTCACTAAACCACAAATCCATACAACTCTTACTTAAATAATTTCCAAAATAATATTAGAAACTAATATTAAAATTCCGGGGTATTACATTATTAGCTGGAAGCTAAATGATTCGAGCAAATACTAGCTATAGTATTGGTGTTTGATGCACCCAGGAAAAACATATGATGCACCGTATCCTCAACTCAATTATCACACGGGCATCCCCCTCAGAATAAGGGTATTGTCTTTAATGACACATTATATCAAGCTGCTCGTTAAGAATGTTGAATACTAGACCATCACATGCAAAGACTAGAATGTACATTATCTTTTTATGCACAGAATGCAAAGAAAAATACGTGGACCTATCCAACCACCATACGGACCAGTTAAATATTAATGGTTTTGGTTGATGCATCGACAAAAGTGATCAGATGTCACACTATTGTCCACAAGAAAATGCTGCGTTTGCTAAACTCTCACCTATGAAATAGAGGGTACACCACTCGGATTATCCCATAAATTCTATAAGACTTGATAATGCCGGAGAGTTTACATCGAAGGTTTTCGATGATTATTGTATATCCCTTGGGTTTTGTAAAACATATAGTTTCCTATGTTCAAACCCAAGATGGTCTCGCATATAGAACCTTGGTAATGTGCACCAAGCTTTTACTATTTGCGTCGGGCTATGCAATCTTGCATGCAGCCATGTCGGTCCAGTTGAGGCCCACTGCTACCCGTCTTATTTCGTGTTACAGTTGGTGACTGGGTGTGAACCTGATGTTTTTGCACTTACACGTATTGGGTTTGCAGTCTCCATGCCAATTGTGCCGCCACAACGTACACAATCGGGTCCTCAACAAATGATGGGCATATATGTCGATTATGAACCCTATCCATTTATGTGCTCCTTAGAGCCCTTGACAGGAGATCCCTATACCGCTAGATTTGCGGTCGTCACTTTGATGAGACAGTCTTCCCGCCGTTAGAGGGAGATAAGAACGTGAGCGTTCCTGATGAACGACATGTAGAATGTCTCATCTTGATCCCCAAACAGCATATGTTATATTGAAATGCGAAGAATTCTACTTCTAGTTGAAGTGTAAAGAATTCTAGATCTATGTAGTGTATCCCAGAATATGCCAGACACTTCATTAGATCTAGTTAAAGTGACGAGATTATATATACCTGCTGCAAACCTGCAAGGATAAATATCCCCGTAGGACGTATCGTCCTAGTTGGACGAAGTACGGCCATGGCGGCTAACCAGTCATAGTCCCTGCCCTGAAGCGAGGTAAACCATTATGTTCGAATGATTCTTATCCCTAGAAGAGGGTAAACTTGGCACAAATGAATCTTCTTGCCATCGCAATCTCAAACCAATTCAACTCACGAGATTAATCCAGATTATGGGTTCGTCCTAGAAGAGACGAAGTTGGGGGACGCTCCAACATTTAAACCCACTCCCGAGAATAGAAAATCTCGGTAAATTTAGTGAGATATTGAATCGGAATGAGAGTTCATCGATGATGTATTTGTATTTGCGGTGGCCACCGAAATTATAATAAGCGATGATGTCGAACCTTGATTCGTTGATAGATCTCAACAAAGAGACGACTGGCTAAAAAGGAAAGAAACAATCCGGGTCATATTAGATTCCTTAACTTAAAGAAAGGTGTTATGGGCCTGTTGTTCTCACACCTCCCCATGTTAAACATGCATATAGAGTTTAATGGATACTTGTAAGGAAGCGTAATGAGAAAAATGAGATTGTGATATACAAAACTCTTCTAATGGCGCAAGAATTTTCTCAACGCCCTGTGATTGATTACGAGGAGAAGTATTTTCCTGTAATGGAAGTCATAACGTTCCACTACCTTATCAGTTTGGTAGTTTCCGAATAACTGAATAAGTAGCCTATGAATGTGGTAACAACTTATCTCTATGAGGATCTGAATATAGAGATATACATGAAGGTTCTTGAAAGACTTCTGTTACCCAATGCAAATAGTTCTAGACCACAGAACATGCTCTCCATTTGCTAGAGTAGTTCACTTTAGGGGTTCAAACAATCCAGACGGAGTTGGTATAACCGTCTAACTGTCTAAGTGAATATTTGCTTGGGATGGGATATATGAACAATGGNNNNNNNNNNNNNNNNNNNNNNNNNNNNNNNNNNNNNNNNNNNNNNNNNNNNNNNNNNNNNNNNNNNNNNNNNNNNNNNNNNNNNNNNNNNNNNNNNNNNNNNNNNNNNNNNNNNNNNNNNNNNNNNNNNNNNNNNNNNNNNNNNNNNNNNNNNNNNNNNNNNNNNNNNNNNNNNNNNNNNNNNNNNNNNNNNNNNNNNNNNNNNNNNNNNNNNNNNNNNNNNNNNNNNNNNNNNNNNNNNNNNNNNNNNNNNNNNNNNNNNNNNNNNNNNNNNNNNNNNNNNNNNNNNNNNNNNNNNNNNNNNNNNNNNNNNNNNNNNNNNNNNNNNNNNNNNNNNNNNNNNNNNNNNNNNNNNNNNNNNNNNNNNNNNNNNNNNNNNNNNNNNNNNNNNNNNNNNNNNNNNNNNNNNNNNNNNNNNNNNNNNNNNNNNNNNNNNNNNNNNNNNNNNNNNNNNNNNNNNNNNNNNNNNNNNNNNNNNNNNNNNNNNNN of the Fragaria vesca subsp. vesca linkage group LG6, FraVesHawaii_1.0, whole genome shotgun sequence genome contains:
- the LOC101292430 gene encoding protein ABCI7, chloroplastic-like produces the protein MAAIAFTPQVQRPPLPLFSAPKYPKPKTRAPLQPPSSSSSTLQLAYDPFVHQLAESLDDSLPSSSSSALQNLRDSSVQTVLSTPWPTRKDEPYRFTDTSFIKSSQITPISRPPSFPTAPEDTKFPHLDIVDGFLVNSINLSELPSGVYVGSLMELSDETIMKRVSEFLSSSSQGDLFWSINGIGAPDLTVVYVPAGCQVENPICLRYFSNEGGEIRSHKLPLSNPRVLVLVEAGGEIGLIEEFLGGDGDKCYWVNSVLEVGVGEGGKVKHSYVQNQSVNAAHIKWTSVRQESASTYELVEVSTGGKLSRHNLHVQQLGPDTITELSTLHLSAGNQTQDLHSSIVLDHPRGYSRQLHKCIVSHSEGKAVFDGNVKVNRYAQQTDGGQLTRSLLLAPRATVNVKPNLQIIADDVKCSHGAAISDLEETQLFYFLARGISLEAARKALVYSFGAEVIEGLPYAWIKKKVENQIKELLEGSS